The stretch of DNA TTGCCACGGGCATATTGCTGACGGCCCTGCACACGGCCGGGCTGGTCACGCTGACGCATACGCCGAACCCGATGAGGTTCCTTGGTGATCTGCTGAACCGGCCCGACAGTGAAAAGGCAACGATGATCATCGCCGTCGGCCATGCGGCAGAGGATGCCACGGTGCCAGCCGTGGCCAAGATCAAGAAGCCGTTGAACGAAATCCTTTCGATACGCTGATCGAATAAGTGCGCGCCGGGCGGGAACCGTTGCGGGGTTCGCCCGTTAACCCTCCGAAGCAACCATTGGAGGACGTTATGACACTGAAATCATTGAAAATGTCGGCCGCTCTGGCCGCAATTCTGGCTGCCGGTTCCGCATATGCCGGGACCTATGAGAACAAGGCCGAGGACATGGCCGAGACCACAACGCAAAGCGATGCAGTCCCGTCGGCTGACACAGCCGAAGACATGCCCGTGACCGCGGAAACCGAAGCGCCGACCGCACCTGTGACTGACACAGGCATGGCCGCAGCCACGACCGAAATGACGGTGGCCGATCTGTTGGGCATGAATGTCGTGTCCGCAAATGACGAGGTTATTGGCGAGATCGACTATGTCGTGAATTCCCTTGACGGCCAAGCGGCTGTCATCGGCATCGGCGGCTTCCTTGGCCTGGGTGAGTACACTGTGGCAATCGACGTGAGCGAGTTCGAAATGACCGAGGACGAGCAGTTGAAGCTGTCGCAGTACACCGAGACCGAGCTTGAGGCGCTGCCGGAGTTTGACGAGACCGGCGTCGAAAGCCTGCCGGATGAAACACAGATCGAAGCGCAATTCTAAAGCGCGTGCGATCGCTGAAAGAGAAGGGGGCTGCGGCCCCCTTTTTTATTTTTCGCCTACGGGGAAAACGTGTCAACTTTTTCCTTTGTTTTGGCACGTTTGCTGCACTACGCTCCCGTCCAAGGTCGCGAAGGGCGGCCAAAGTCCAAACGGTGGGAGAGAGAATATGGGCAAAAGAGACGATCTGATCGCGCAATATGCAGATGATCTGAAAAACAAGTGCGGCATGACACCGGACATGGATTTGCTGACGAAGGTGACGATTGGCTGCGGCCCATCCATCTATGACGCAGACGCGTCCACCGTCGCATCCAGCCAGCCGGCTGAGTTGGAAACCGTCAAGAACAATTTCCTGATCAAGAAGCTGGGCCTCGCGGACGGCCCGAAGCTGGACGAGGCGATCGCATCGGTTATCGAGACCTATGGCAAGTCCGAGCGCAACAAATACCGCGCCGTCGTCTACTACATGCTGACCAAGCATTTCGGCAAGGAAGGCGTCTACGCCTGATTTCCGCCGTTGCAGCATTAACGAACCGGACACCCGCTTTAAGCGGGTGTTTCTTTTTTGGGTCCAATCAGACGGACTATGAAATTGAGATTTCCGGGCCGATCTGCTACGCCATGGCATATCCGACCAGAAGGTCAGACCCGATATTCTGTTGACGTACGGTGGCCCATGGGAGTGCGCGCCGGGGTGAAACGGGGGTTCTGACCAAGGCGGGTCAGAACCCCTTTTTTCAGAACAGCGTCAGAACCGCACCGATGACCGTACACCCGAACGTGGCGTACCCGCCATCAATCATCGCCAGGCGAAACGGCCGCGCGCCAAAGGCATAAAAGGTCGCGATCCACGGCGTGACAAGGAACAGTCCGATGCCGAAACCGGACACCAGCCCTTCGCCAAACGCATCTATCCCGCTCAGGACAAAGACGTGGCGCATCATGCCCGCAACCAGGATCGCACCAACGGCACTTGTGATATACGGCACCGGATTGGATTGATTGGCGGGCGCATCCCCCGCCTCGTTCAACGGGACGCCCGACACCGCCATCCATGGCTTGGCCAGCACCGTGTACCAGATCGCCCCAAACATGAACCCGGCGACACCTGCCGCCAAAACCGCTAAAAACCCCATCTGTCCCTCCGTCATTGGCTATTGGTACGGCCAGCTTGCCAGAGGATGGGCAAAATCCAAAACGCTTACGGCGCAACACCCGCCATCTCGCAGACCACGGCCCATTCGGCTTCGGTCACGGGCTGCACCGACAGGCGCGAGTTACGGATCAGCGCCATCTCTTCCAACCGGGGGTCAGCCTTCACCATCTCAAGCGTCACCGGCGTCTGCACAGGGCCAATCGCCTTGATGTCCACGCACTCCCAGCGATCGTCATCAATGGTGCTGTCAGGATGCGCCTCGGCGATCACCTCGACAATACCGACAACCGCCTTTTCCGTCTGCGAATGGTAAAAGAACCCGCGATCCCCCACCTGCATCTCACGCATGAAATTGCGCGCCTGGTAGTTGCGGACGCCGTCCCATTCTTCGCCGACGTCCCCCTTTGCGACCTGCTGATCCCAGCTCCAGGTCGACGGTTCGGATTTGAACAACCAGTACCTCATGCCCCGATCACCTGTTTCCACGCCTTGATCTGCACATCGCGGAACAGGCCCGCCTTGGCATAGGGGTCATTGTCGGCCCAGCTTTGGGCCGCGTCCATATCAGCCACATCCAGAACAATCAGCGACCCACAGGGATTGCCATCCGCGTCCAGAAATGGCCCCGCCTGTTTCACGACGCCCGTGCTGTCCAGATAGTCCAGATGCGCGGGCCGATTCT from Tateyamaria omphalii encodes:
- a CDS encoding DUF2853 family protein; protein product: MGKRDDLIAQYADDLKNKCGMTPDMDLLTKVTIGCGPSIYDADASTVASSQPAELETVKNNFLIKKLGLADGPKLDEAIASVIETYGKSERNKYRAVVYYMLTKHFGKEGVYA
- a CDS encoding YciI family protein, whose protein sequence is MLFALMAYDKEGALDVRKENRPAHLDYLDSTGVVKQAGPFLDADGNPCGSLIVLDVADMDAAQSWADNDPYAKAGLFRDVQIKAWKQVIGA
- a CDS encoding PRC-barrel domain-containing protein, with product MTLKSLKMSAALAAILAAGSAYAGTYENKAEDMAETTTQSDAVPSADTAEDMPVTAETEAPTAPVTDTGMAAATTEMTVADLLGMNVVSANDEVIGEIDYVVNSLDGQAAVIGIGGFLGLGEYTVAIDVSEFEMTEDEQLKLSQYTETELEALPEFDETGVESLPDETQIEAQF
- a CDS encoding DUF1761 domain-containing protein, which produces MTEGQMGFLAVLAAGVAGFMFGAIWYTVLAKPWMAVSGVPLNEAGDAPANQSNPVPYITSAVGAILVAGMMRHVFVLSGIDAFGEGLVSGFGIGLFLVTPWIATFYAFGARPFRLAMIDGGYATFGCTVIGAVLTLF
- a CDS encoding EVE domain-containing protein; protein product: MRYWLFKSEPSTWSWDQQVAKGDVGEEWDGVRNYQARNFMREMQVGDRGFFYHSQTEKAVVGIVEVIAEAHPDSTIDDDRWECVDIKAIGPVQTPVTLEMVKADPRLEEMALIRNSRLSVQPVTEAEWAVVCEMAGVAP